In the Candidatus Kryptobacter tengchongensis genome, ATTATTAAATAAAATAACAACACCAAAAACCTCATACAGCAACAAAAAATTTTATTATTTAATTTTGACAAGCAACTTCAAATAATTATCATTTTTCTCTTTAATTGATACGATCTCAATATCTGCTCCTACTGAAAAAGCCACAGCTTTCAAAATTTTATCAATCGGCGTATCCCTTTTGAACTTACCAGAAATTTCCCTCCCAGCTAAATCCGCTCTTACAAAAACAAAATCAAAATCATAATAATTTTGAAGTTCTTTTAAAACCTCAATTAGTTTCATCCTCTCAAAAACTATTTCCCCCTTCATCCACATCAAATGCAATTCTCTTCTACCCTCTGAAACCTCCCTAAACCCCTCCTTGTCACTTGCGGTTACAAATTCACCTTCAAATACTCTCAACGCCTGCTTTTTCCTATCATTAATAACTATAACTGAACCAGTATCAACATAAAGTGAGTAATTCCTATCCCTATATTTAATATTAAAACTTGTTCCCGATACAATTGTTGTTATCTCACCCGTTTTTACACAAAAAGTCGCTAAATAGTCATCCGTATGAGCATCGCGATTTGAACGCACAATGAAATATGCTTCTCCATCTAAATAAACAACCCTGCTAATTTGTTGAGACAAATAAACTATCCTAGATGAAGAGTTCAACACTACAATAGTGCTATCAGGTAATATAACTTTACTTATTTCGCCTCTGCCAAC is a window encoding:
- a CDS encoding FecR family protein, with product MSGRYRYSTYFMIRVLKNEVGGEELKDFMKWLEKSERNRERFEKIRKLWDLLGSVKVLKVDHEKNYVMVRSKIRMEKAKGVLVARYLMSFIKRRFYVLGALLLLFGCLYAFFKFYGIFNLQNQNYVEFKVGRGEISKVILPDSTIVVLNSSSRIVYLSQQISRVVYLDGEAYFIVRSNRDAHTDDYLATFCVKTGEITTIVSGTSFNIKYRDRNYSLYVDTGSVIVINDRKKQALRVFEGEFVTASDKEGFREVSEGRRELHLMWMKGEIVFERMKLIEVLKELQNYYDFDFVFVRADLAGREISGKFKRDTPIDKILKAVAFSVGADIEIVSIKEKNDNYLKLLVKIK